One Romboutsia sp. 13368 genomic window carries:
- a CDS encoding RrF2 family transcriptional regulator, giving the protein MKLSTKGRYGLKAMFQLALYKSEGPIPLKNIANKQNISEQYLEQIFSSLKKSGLVKSVRGAQGGYLLAKEPKDITVGDILIVLEGPVSLSSCLLDEDICENSGKCVTKVVWEKIKKGIDEVINSITLQDMIDDHNKNILENDITNLIIK; this is encoded by the coding sequence ATGAAATTATCCACTAAGGGTAGATACGGACTAAAAGCAATGTTTCAATTAGCTCTATATAAGAGTGAAGGTCCTATACCCCTAAAAAATATAGCTAATAAACAGAATATATCAGAGCAATATTTAGAGCAGATATTTTCATCTTTGAAAAAATCTGGCCTAGTTAAAAGTGTAAGAGGTGCACAAGGTGGTTATCTTTTAGCAAAAGAGCCTAAAGATATAACTGTAGGTGATATATTAATAGTATTAGAAGGACCTGTTTCGCTGTCAAGTTGTTTATTAGACGAAGATATATGTGAAAATTCAGGTAAATGTGTAACAAAAGTAGTATGGGAAAAAATAAAAAAGGGTATAGATGAGGTAATAAATTCTATAACTCTTCAAGATATGATAGATGATCACAATAAAAATATATTAGAAAATGATATAACAAACCTAATTATAAAATAG
- a CDS encoding ROK family protein has product MYKIGIDVGGMSIKAGLVDDGEIIKKSIKETNKSGGADNMIDDITQLVNNLLDESGLSIEEISSIGIGFPGVVTSGGRVSCVNLGLDNALIVSQLEKNFKGTHVKVGNDANVAALAEYAYGSMNGYNSGVMITLGTGVGGGIVIDGKLIIGENGVGAEIGHTMVATNYYDCNCGNNGCFETFCSATAIIKYAQKLLEKNRKSIIRDMCENNINNITAKMVFDAYKENDEVALEIVNRFKKYLAIGIANIVNFIDPSVISIGGGVSNASDILLDGLSEAVKQHLPFKKTEIGDIVIAKFKNDAGIIGASAL; this is encoded by the coding sequence ATGTATAAAATAGGAATTGACGTAGGTGGAATGAGTATAAAAGCTGGTCTTGTAGATGATGGTGAAATAATTAAAAAGTCTATTAAAGAAACTAACAAATCTGGTGGAGCAGATAACATGATTGATGATATAACGCAATTAGTTAATAATCTTCTAGATGAAAGCGGGCTATCTATAGAAGAAATATCAAGTATAGGGATAGGTTTCCCAGGAGTAGTTACAAGTGGAGGAAGAGTAAGTTGTGTAAACTTAGGCCTTGATAATGCTTTAATTGTATCTCAATTAGAAAAAAACTTTAAAGGAACTCATGTTAAAGTGGGTAATGATGCAAATGTTGCAGCACTTGCTGAATATGCTTATGGAAGTATGAACGGATACAACAGTGGAGTAATGATAACTCTAGGGACTGGAGTAGGCGGAGGAATTGTAATCGATGGAAAATTAATAATTGGTGAAAATGGAGTAGGTGCAGAGATTGGTCATACTATGGTTGCTACAAATTATTATGATTGTAACTGTGGTAACAATGGATGCTTCGAAACGTTTTGTTCAGCTACTGCTATAATAAAGTATGCACAAAAACTATTAGAAAAAAATAGAAAAAGTATAATAAGAGATATGTGTGAAAATAATATAAATAATATAACTGCAAAAATGGTATTTGATGCATACAAAGAGAATGATGAAGTAGCGCTTGAAATAGTAAATAGATTTAAAAAGTATTTAGCTATAGGAATTGCAAATATAGTTAACTTTATAGACCCATCAGTTATATCTATTGGTGGTGGAGTTTCTAATGCTAGTGATATACTTTTAGATGGATTATCTGAAGCTGTAAAACAACATCTTCCATTTAAGAAGACTGAAATAGGTGATATAGTTATTGCTAAATTTAAAAATGATGCAGGTATAATAGGTGCATCAGCTTTATAA
- a CDS encoding GNAT family N-acetyltransferase, producing the protein MILKVDDTYHRKVMNYLKKEPDFNLFIIGDIERYGYDNYFLDIWAGIDKKGRIEGVLLRYFEYLIFYSQGNFNIDEFSELINSLNYLEISGKLELLKKLQPKLGIYPKRIVNFCVLDNINKLDDNGVSIKPKKIRFGNINKVAKLYESIDEFENTTVENIKNGLKTGRGYCIEINKKVVAMAKSTLETRTHAMIVGVGTHPDFRNRGLATKCVVKICKEIINENKIPCLFYDNIEAGKIYNKLGFKERGYWGIYGK; encoded by the coding sequence ATGATTTTAAAGGTAGATGATACTTATCATAGAAAGGTTATGAATTATTTAAAAAAAGAGCCTGATTTTAACTTGTTTATAATAGGGGATATAGAGAGGTATGGATATGATAATTACTTTTTAGATATTTGGGCAGGTATAGATAAAAAAGGGCGTATAGAAGGTGTATTATTAAGATATTTTGAATATCTGATATTTTACTCTCAAGGAAATTTTAATATAGATGAATTTTCAGAGCTTATTAATAGTTTGAATTATTTAGAGATAAGTGGAAAATTAGAGCTTTTAAAAAAACTACAACCTAAATTAGGTATATATCCAAAGAGAATCGTGAATTTCTGTGTACTTGATAATATAAATAAGTTAGATGATAATGGTGTAAGCATAAAACCTAAAAAAATAAGGTTTGGAAATATAAATAAAGTAGCTAAATTATATGAATCTATTGATGAATTTGAAAATACAACTGTAGAAAATATAAAAAATGGACTTAAAACTGGAAGAGGTTATTGTATAGAAATAAATAAAAAAGTAGTTGCAATGGCTAAAAGTACTCTAGAAACTAGAACTCATGCTATGATAGTAGGTGTTGGTACTCATCCAGATTTTAGAAATAGGGGTCTAGCTACAAAATGTGTAGTAAAAATATGTAAAGAAATAATAAATGAAAATAAAATACCATGTCTTTTTTATGATAATATAGAAGCAGGAAAGATATATAATAAACTTGGATTTAAAGAAAGAGGATATTGGGGTATATACGGCAAATAA
- a CDS encoding replication-associated recombination protein A — translation MPLADKLRPKKIEDMVGQKHIIGKGKVLNKIIENKSIPNMILFGPPGTGKTTLANIIASITGKKYVKLNAVNCGVKEIKDIIDESKRDLFSYNGIVLMLDEIQALNKKQQQSLLEVIEDGSVTLIASTADNPYFVIYKAILSRSSIFEFKPIDKEDIFIGLKRAIDNLEKECNYESINIEDEAIYCIAETCNGDMRSALNKLELAFNTGIDIGSNSVNVTIDTVMECSSSKILSYDRGGDDGYSILSAFHKSLRGSDIDASIHYLARLIKAGDIQNITRRLLCVASEDVGLAVPQAITITQACVQSALQLGFPEARIPLTQATIYLAQCPKSDSVISAIDRALYDLDNIDIGDIPIHLKDAHYAGAKNLGRGVDYKYPHSFPNNYVKQQYLPDAIKDKKYYIAGNNKNEKLFENYWENIKKDN, via the coding sequence TTGCCTTTAGCGGATAAATTACGCCCTAAGAAAATAGAAGATATGGTTGGTCAAAAACATATTATAGGAAAAGGAAAAGTTTTAAATAAAATTATAGAAAATAAATCTATTCCTAATATGATTTTGTTTGGTCCACCAGGTACAGGCAAAACGACTTTAGCAAATATAATAGCCAGTATAACGGGAAAAAAGTATGTTAAGTTGAATGCAGTTAATTGTGGAGTTAAAGAAATAAAAGATATAATTGATGAAAGTAAAAGGGATTTATTTTCATATAATGGAATAGTACTTATGCTAGATGAGATTCAAGCGTTAAATAAGAAACAACAACAATCTTTACTTGAAGTAATAGAAGATGGATCTGTAACATTAATAGCTAGTACTGCTGATAATCCATATTTTGTAATATATAAAGCTATTTTAAGCCGTAGCTCTATATTTGAATTTAAGCCAATAGATAAAGAAGATATATTTATTGGACTAAAAAGAGCTATAGATAATCTTGAGAAAGAGTGTAATTATGAAAGTATTAATATAGAAGATGAAGCTATATATTGTATAGCTGAGACTTGTAATGGAGATATGAGAAGCGCACTTAATAAGCTAGAATTGGCTTTTAATACAGGGATTGACATAGGTTCTAATTCTGTAAATGTTACTATTGATACAGTTATGGAATGTTCTAGTTCTAAAATATTAAGTTATGATAGAGGTGGAGATGATGGATATTCAATATTATCTGCATTTCACAAATCATTAAGAGGTTCTGATATAGATGCATCTATTCACTATTTAGCAAGGCTTATAAAAGCTGGTGATATTCAAAATATAACTAGAAGGCTTTTATGTGTTGCAAGCGAAGATGTAGGACTTGCTGTTCCTCAAGCTATAACTATTACACAAGCTTGTGTACAATCAGCTCTTCAGTTAGGATTTCCTGAAGCTAGAATTCCTCTTACACAAGCAACTATATATCTTGCACAATGTCCAAAGTCTGATTCTGTAATCTCTGCTATAGATAGAGCATTATATGATCTAGATAATATAGATATAGGTGATATACCGATTCATTTAAAAGATGCTCATTATGCTGGTGCAAAAAACTTAGGAAGAGGTGTAGACTATAAGTACCCTCATAGCTTTCCTAATAATTATGTTAAACAGCAATACCTACCTGATGCTATTAAAGATAAGAAATATTATATTGCAGGAAATAATAAAAATGAAAAGTTATTTGAAAACTATTGGGAAAATATAAAAAAAGATAATTAA
- the codY gene encoding GTP-sensing pleiotropic transcriptional regulator CodY, giving the protein MASEVLQKTRKINKTLQTSSESNVSFDLLAGALGEVLSSNVYVLSAKGKILGLHLNDIEDSSVVEDELTKQKMFPEDYNRNILKIKDTLENLTGDELLEVFPLEQDRLEKKTTIVPILGSGQRLGTLVLSRYNNGYEDDDLVIAEYSATVMGIEILRAIGEELEEEMRKKAVVQMAIGTLSYSELEAVEHIFEELDGKEGLLVASKIADRVGITRSVIVNALRKFESAGVIESRSLGMKGTHIKILNDKLMEELKKLKSHQ; this is encoded by the coding sequence ATGGCAAGTGAAGTATTACAAAAAACAAGAAAAATTAATAAAACATTACAAACTAGTAGTGAAAGCAATGTCTCTTTTGATTTATTAGCAGGAGCATTAGGAGAAGTTTTAAGCTCTAATGTATATGTATTAAGTGCTAAAGGAAAAATATTAGGATTACATCTTAATGATATAGAAGATAGTTCAGTTGTAGAAGATGAGTTAACTAAACAGAAAATGTTTCCAGAGGACTACAATCGAAATATATTAAAAATAAAAGATACGTTAGAGAATTTAACAGGTGATGAGTTACTAGAGGTATTTCCTTTAGAACAAGATAGATTGGAAAAGAAAACAACAATAGTTCCAATTTTAGGAAGCGGCCAAAGATTAGGAACATTAGTATTATCAAGATATAATAATGGATATGAAGATGATGATTTAGTTATAGCAGAGTATAGTGCAACTGTTATGGGGATTGAAATACTTAGAGCTATAGGTGAAGAGTTAGAAGAAGAAATGAGAAAGAAGGCTGTAGTTCAAATGGCTATAGGAACATTATCTTATTCTGAACTTGAAGCAGTTGAACATATATTTGAAGAACTAGATGGAAAAGAAGGATTACTTGTTGCAAGTAAAATAGCAGATAGAGTTGGAATAACTAGATCGGTTATAGTGAATGCATTAAGAAAGTTTGAAAGTGCAGGAGTTATAGAGTCTAGATCTTTAGGAATGAAAGGTACTCACATAAAAATACTAAATGATAAACTTATGGAAGAACTGAAAAAATTAAAAAGTCATCAATAA
- the topA gene encoding type I DNA topoisomerase produces MAKTLVIVESPAKAKTIEKFLGKSHYSVKASVGHVRDLPKSKLGVDIENNFEPQYINIRGKGDLIKELKKEAKKSKKVYLATDPDREGEAISWHLAYILGLDQNDECRIEFNEITKDAIKKAIKSPRSIDIDLVDAQQARRVLDRLLGYQISPILWQKIRKGLSAGRVQSVTTKLICDREKEIEAFIPEEYWTIDVEAKTSNDEDISLKFYGKNKEKMDLPNEEIVNSILNDVKDKEINVTSIESKTRKKSAPKPFTTSMLQQEAANRLSFTTKKTMSIAQELYEGIDIEGEGTVGLISYIRTDSKRISDEAKEKSKEYILEYLGEDYYKPDFDKGKEKENKKVQDAHEAIRPTLVSRTPDSIKGSLTKDQFKLYNLIWRRFIASQMQDSVFDTLNVECKIDNYTLKATGSKMKFDGYTKVYNFTEREDKILPSINKGDILDIKDILPVQHFTQPPARYTEASLVKTLEELGIGRPSTYAPTITTILNREYVEKQGSSLHPTELGKVVTDILEANFQKFIDVDFTATMESELDEVEDGNIPWKEVVKKSYEPLREAIEKAIENIEKINMDEETDEICENCGQNMVIKHGRFGKFMACKNYPECKTTKPIVNKVGVKCPKCHTGDIILRKSKKSKSFYGCSNYPECDFISWNKPTGDICDKCESYMIEKITKSETKIVCSNKECKNEIVKENAES; encoded by the coding sequence ATGGCAAAGACATTGGTCATAGTGGAATCTCCTGCAAAAGCTAAAACAATAGAAAAATTTCTAGGAAAAAGTCATTATAGTGTAAAAGCTTCTGTAGGTCATGTAAGAGATTTACCTAAAAGTAAATTAGGTGTTGATATAGAAAATAACTTTGAACCTCAATATATAAATATACGAGGAAAAGGTGATTTAATAAAAGAATTAAAGAAAGAGGCTAAAAAGTCTAAAAAAGTTTATTTAGCAACCGACCCTGATAGAGAGGGAGAAGCTATTTCTTGGCATTTAGCTTATATTCTAGGTTTAGATCAAAATGATGAATGTAGAATAGAATTTAATGAAATTACAAAAGATGCTATAAAAAAAGCAATAAAAAGTCCAAGAAGTATAGATATAGATTTAGTTGATGCACAACAAGCAAGGAGAGTTTTAGATAGATTACTAGGTTATCAAATAAGTCCTATACTTTGGCAAAAAATTAGAAAGGGATTAAGTGCGGGTAGAGTTCAATCAGTAACAACAAAGTTAATATGTGATAGAGAAAAAGAAATAGAAGCATTTATACCAGAAGAATATTGGACAATAGATGTAGAGGCTAAAACTTCTAATGATGAAGATATAAGCTTAAAATTTTATGGAAAAAATAAAGAAAAAATGGATTTACCAAATGAAGAAATAGTAAATTCTATTTTAAATGATGTAAAAGATAAAGAAATAAATGTAACTTCAATAGAATCTAAGACTAGAAAAAAATCAGCTCCTAAACCATTTACAACAAGTATGTTGCAACAAGAAGCTGCAAATAGATTATCATTTACAACTAAAAAAACTATGAGTATAGCTCAAGAACTATATGAAGGTATAGATATTGAAGGTGAAGGTACAGTTGGTCTTATATCTTATATTAGAACTGACTCAAAAAGAATTTCTGATGAAGCTAAGGAAAAATCAAAAGAGTACATCTTAGAGTATTTAGGAGAAGACTACTACAAACCAGATTTTGATAAGGGAAAAGAAAAAGAAAATAAAAAAGTTCAAGATGCACATGAAGCTATAAGACCTACTTTAGTAAGTAGAACTCCAGATAGTATAAAGGGCTCTTTAACTAAAGACCAATTTAAATTATATAATTTAATATGGAGAAGATTCATAGCTAGCCAAATGCAAGATTCAGTATTTGATACATTAAATGTAGAGTGTAAAATAGATAATTATACATTAAAAGCTACTGGATCTAAAATGAAATTTGATGGATATACAAAAGTCTATAATTTTACAGAAAGAGAAGATAAAATATTACCGTCTATAAATAAAGGAGATATTCTTGATATTAAAGATATACTTCCTGTTCAACATTTTACTCAACCGCCAGCAAGATACACAGAAGCTAGTTTAGTAAAAACTTTAGAAGAATTAGGAATTGGTAGACCAAGTACTTATGCTCCAACTATAACGACTATATTAAATAGAGAATATGTTGAAAAACAAGGTAGTAGTCTTCATCCTACAGAACTTGGTAAAGTAGTTACAGATATACTAGAAGCTAATTTCCAAAAATTCATAGATGTAGATTTTACAGCTACTATGGAAAGTGAATTAGATGAAGTTGAAGATGGAAATATACCATGGAAGGAAGTAGTAAAAAAATCATACGAACCTTTAAGAGAAGCTATAGAGAAAGCTATAGAAAATATAGAAAAGATAAATATGGACGAAGAAACTGATGAAATATGTGAAAATTGTGGACAAAATATGGTTATAAAGCATGGTAGATTTGGTAAGTTTATGGCTTGTAAAAATTATCCAGAGTGTAAAACTACAAAACCTATTGTAAATAAAGTAGGGGTAAAATGTCCTAAATGTCATACTGGAGATATAATACTTAGAAAGTCTAAAAAAAGTAAGTCTTTTTATGGATGTTCAAACTATCCAGAGTGTGATTTTATATCATGGAATAAACCAACTGGAGACATTTGTGATAAATGTGAATCGTACATGATAGAAAAGATTACTAAGTCTGAGACTAAAATTGTATGCTCTAATAAAGAGTGTAAAAATGAAATAGTTAAGGAGAATGCTGAAAGTTAA
- the dprA gene encoding DNA-processing protein DprA: protein MNINDAYLWLKSISGVTNNTIEQIELNNIDIKELINFSNSDIHNLKNINTNIKENIVKYKSLTYLDKIKENLYKNSIEYISICDEKYPSHLKNIHNAPKILFYKGNLNLLKHNINLAMVGSRKCTPYGINCAKSISKKLSDIGINIISGLAIGIDTYSHIGCLEGKSKTIAVIGSPIDNVLPKRNIKLSEKILDNGGLILSEYNVGEAVYPSNYVYRNRILSGISDGVIVIEAAKKSGALITVDYALEQGKNVFSVPGNINSCMSEGCHKIIKEGATLVHNVEDILNEYNISEYSYIENSKKYDNIKLNEKSIEILEIIKDNGILNIDEICDNTKMEVKYVNSILNELVLKDLLIEINNQVYSLNIYINTISGGVSFNGKDIGHSGISCKS, encoded by the coding sequence ATGAATATAAATGATGCTTATTTATGGCTAAAATCCATAAGCGGAGTCACTAATAATACAATAGAGCAGATAGAATTAAATAATATAGATATCAAAGAGTTAATTAATTTTAGTAATAGCGATATACATAATTTAAAAAATATAAATACAAATATCAAGGAAAATATAGTAAAATATAAAAGTCTAACTTATTTAGATAAAATAAAAGAAAATTTATATAAAAATTCTATTGAATATATAAGTATTTGTGATGAGAAGTATCCATCTCATTTAAAGAATATACATAATGCACCAAAGATATTATTTTATAAAGGAAATTTAAATTTATTAAAACATAATATCAATTTAGCTATGGTAGGATCTAGAAAATGTACTCCATACGGAATAAATTGTGCAAAATCTATAAGTAAAAAATTATCTGATATAGGGATAAATATTATAAGTGGACTTGCTATAGGAATTGATACTTATAGCCACATTGGATGCTTAGAAGGAAAAAGTAAGACTATAGCAGTAATAGGATCACCAATAGACAATGTGTTACCAAAACGAAATATAAAGTTATCCGAAAAAATATTAGATAATGGAGGACTAATATTATCCGAATACAATGTGGGTGAAGCTGTATACCCTAGTAACTATGTTTATAGGAATCGTATATTAAGTGGTATAAGTGATGGAGTTATAGTAATTGAAGCTGCAAAAAAAAGTGGAGCATTAATTACAGTAGACTATGCATTAGAACAAGGTAAGAATGTTTTCTCTGTTCCTGGTAATATAAATTCTTGTATGAGTGAAGGTTGTCATAAGATTATAAAAGAAGGAGCAACATTAGTTCATAATGTAGAAGATATTTTAAATGAGTATAATATTAGTGAATATAGTTATATAGAAAATTCTAAAAAATATGATAATATAAAATTAAATGAAAAAAGTATTGAAATATTAGAGATAATAAAAGATAATGGTATCTTGAATATAGATGAAATTTGTGATAATACTAAAATGGAAGTTAAATATGTAAATTCAATTTTAAATGAACTAGTACTTAAGGATTTATTAATTGAAATCAATAATCAAGTATACAGTTTAAATATATATATAAATACAATAAGTGGGGGTGTGTCGTTTAATGGCAAAGACATTGGTCATAGTGGAATCTCCTGCAAAAGCTAA
- a CDS encoding YifB family Mg chelatase-like AAA ATPase: MLSIINSSNLMGINSHLIKLEIDITYGIPSFNIVGLASTEIKESRERVKSAIINSGYKFPNSRIVVNLSPADMKKEGSFLDLGISIGILREFIKKDNKYLEESMFIGELSLDGNLQKVKGILSIIIGAKENKIKRVFIPSDNLLESLFVEDINIIPIKSLKQCIDYLNGDLDINKESILKNIKLDADKIQDNIYDEDFSDVSGNYFVKRSAEIAAAGNHNLLMIGPPGSGKTMIAKRIRTILPDINKEEMLEVSKIYSSIGMIDNKKGIIDRRPFRNPHHTSTKQAMIGGGIDAKPGEVVLSHRGVLFLDEIAEFDKKILETLRQPIEDKVINISRIKYNYQYPCNFLLVGAMNPCPCGYYMSETECRCKTFEIDRYINKISGPLLDRFDLFVEVNSIPYKEFSNNISESSYDIKNRVEKAREIQKYRFKDYDINTNDEMNSSMINKYCKLNQESIDTIELIFNKYKLSNRSYTKLLKVARTIADLDGEEDLNSNHIMEAFSFRKSYYKYFK; the protein is encoded by the coding sequence ATGCTTAGTATAATAAATTCAAGTAATTTAATGGGGATTAATAGTCATCTAATAAAATTAGAAATAGATATAACATATGGTATTCCATCCTTTAATATAGTTGGATTAGCAAGTACTGAAATAAAAGAATCTAGAGAACGGGTAAAATCAGCTATTATTAATAGTGGCTATAAATTTCCAAATTCAAGAATAGTAGTGAACTTATCACCTGCAGATATGAAAAAAGAAGGTTCCTTTCTTGATTTAGGTATATCTATAGGGATTTTAAGAGAATTTATAAAAAAAGATAATAAATATCTAGAAGAAAGTATGTTCATAGGGGAGCTTTCTTTAGATGGTAATCTTCAAAAAGTAAAAGGAATACTGTCTATTATAATTGGAGCTAAGGAAAATAAAATCAAGAGAGTATTTATACCTTCGGATAACTTATTAGAAAGTTTGTTTGTGGAAGATATAAATATAATACCTATAAAAAGCTTAAAACAATGTATAGACTATTTAAATGGAGATTTAGATATAAATAAAGAGTCCATACTGAAAAATATAAAATTAGATGCAGATAAGATACAAGATAACATATATGATGAAGACTTTTCTGATGTATCAGGGAATTATTTTGTTAAGAGAAGTGCAGAAATAGCTGCTGCAGGAAATCATAACTTATTAATGATAGGCCCTCCAGGTTCAGGTAAAACTATGATAGCTAAAAGAATTAGAACAATACTTCCAGATATAAATAAAGAAGAGATGTTAGAAGTAAGTAAAATTTATAGTTCAATAGGAATGATAGATAATAAAAAAGGAATTATAGATAGAAGACCATTTAGAAATCCGCATCATACATCAACAAAGCAAGCTATGATAGGTGGAGGAATAGATGCAAAGCCAGGTGAAGTTGTTCTTTCTCATAGAGGAGTACTATTTTTAGACGAAATAGCTGAATTTGATAAAAAAATATTAGAAACCTTAAGGCAGCCAATAGAAGATAAAGTTATAAATATATCTAGGATAAAGTATAATTATCAATACCCATGCAACTTTTTACTAGTAGGAGCAATGAATCCATGTCCATGTGGATACTATATGTCAGAAACTGAATGCAGATGTAAAACATTTGAAATAGATAGATATATTAATAAAATATCAGGACCACTACTTGATAGATTTGATTTATTTGTAGAAGTAAATTCTATACCATATAAAGAGTTTTCCAATAATATATCAGAATCATCTTATGATATAAAAAATAGAGTTGAAAAAGCAAGAGAGATACAAAAATATAGATTTAAAGATTATGATATAAATACTAATGACGAAATGAATTCATCCATGATTAATAAATATTGCAAATTAAATCAAGAAAGTATAGATACTATAGAGTTAATATTTAATAAATATAAACTAAGCAATCGAAGTTATACAAAACTGTTAAAAGTTGCAAGGACTATAGCAGATCTAGATGGAGAAGAAGATTTGAATTCTAATCATATTATGGAAGCTTTTTCTTTTAGAAAAAGTTATTATAAGTACTTTAAGTAG
- a CDS encoding YraN family protein — protein MNNIQKGRLGEKIAVNYLIDNDASILDTNYRINSGEIDIIAKLNEELVFIEVKSRTSIKFGYPSEAVNYNKKRKIINTAKYFMLKNNLNDIPIRFDVIEVYLKENKINHIVNAF, from the coding sequence ATGAATAATATTCAAAAAGGAAGATTAGGAGAAAAGATAGCAGTAAACTATCTAATAGATAATGATGCTAGTATTTTAGATACTAATTATAGAATAAATAGTGGAGAGATAGATATAATAGCTAAATTGAATGAAGAATTAGTATTTATTGAAGTTAAGTCAAGAACTAGCATAAAATTTGGATATCCATCAGAGGCTGTAAATTATAATAAAAAAAGAAAAATAATAAATACAGCTAAATATTTCATGCTTAAAAATAATTTAAATGATATACCAATAAGGTTTGATGTCATAGAAGTATATTTAAAAGAAAATAAGATAAATCATATAGTAAATGCTTTTTAG
- a CDS encoding CapA family protein encodes KSFHRNNKVVKYEQVSKXSSTDKVHTVNLNAIGDVMAHAPQLNAQHDPKTNTYSFDNNYNYVSKYIQKADLAIANLETTLAGDTIPYSSYPTFNTPDSLADALKNAGVDIISTINNHTFDKGDLGVERTLSILKSKNLDVIGTISNTLDKNYLIKEVNEISIGITSFSYGEIRDGNKFLNGIKVSDNSKDKLNVFDMTSVDNAFNTINKTLKNINNTDIQVLAIHWGDEYRRTPNEFQTKLAQKLCDSGVDIIIGSHPHVVQPVDMITSTDRNNETLVIYSLGNFISNQRRELLGTPFTEDGLMVDIEITKDNEKTFVSKVNCIPTWVNKYNQNGNIVYEVLPITEKENFSSLDNITLDKIKNSYNNTISQIKQSDIINIMDNPFK; translated from the coding sequence AAATCATTTCATAGGAATAATAAGGTAGTTAAGTATGAACAAGTTTCTAAAYCTTCATCAACTGATAAAGTTCATACAGTTAATTTAAATGCGATAGGAGATGTTATGGCTCATGCACCTCAACTCAATGCTCAACACGATCCTAAAACAAATACCTATTCATTTGATAACAATTATAATTATGTATCAAAATATATACAAAAAGCTGATTTAGCTATAGCTAATTTAGAAACCACTCTAGCAGGTGATACCATACCATATAGTTCTTATCCAACATTTAATACACCTGATTCATTAGCTGACGCATTAAAAAATGCAGGTGTAGATATAATTTCAACTATAAATAATCATACTTTCGATAAAGGTGATTTAGGTGTCGAAAGAACATTAAGTATACTAAAATCTAAAAATTTAGATGTTATAGGTACTATATCTAATACCTTAGATAAAAATTATTTAATAAAAGAAGTTAATGAAATAAGTATTGGTATAACTTCATTTTCTTACGGCGAAATTAGAGATGGAAATAAGTTTTTAAATGGAATTAAAGTATCAGATAATTCTAAAGATAAGTTAAATGTATTTGATATGACTAGTGTTGACAATGCTTTTAACACTATAAATAAAACATTAAAAAATATAAATAATACAGATATTCAAGTTTTAGCAATTCATTGGGGAGATGAGTATAGAAGAACTCCTAATGAATTTCAAACTAAATTAGCTCAAAAACTTTGCGATAGCGGAGTTGATATAATAATAGGTTCACATCCTCATGTGGTTCAACCAGTTGATATGATAACTTCTACTGATAGAAATAACGAAACATTAGTTATATATTCTTTAGGGAACTTTATATCAAATCAAAGAAGGGAACTTTTAGGAACTCCTTTTACAGAGGATGGACTTATGGTTGATATAGAAATTACTAAAGATAATGAAAAAACTTTTGTATCTAAAGTAAATTGTATTCCTACATGGGTTAATAAATATAATCAAAATGGTAATATAGTCTATGAGGTACTACCTATAACTGAAAAAGAAAATTTTAGTAGTTTAGATAATATAACTTTAGATAAAATTAAAAATTCTTACAATAATACTATTTCACAAATCAAACAATCTGATATAATAAATATTATGGATAATCCATTTAAATAA